One window from the genome of Microcaecilia unicolor unplaced genomic scaffold, aMicUni1.1, whole genome shotgun sequence encodes:
- the LOC115458838 gene encoding pleckstrin homology domain-containing family G member 5-like: protein MGTRDYDKMEVAEELEEEGMEIAALAQTKENASDKTEELKKKLAFYSMFGLPLLSRDLRMFWEIREGNETSIRLESSWRDIVKGHESISRKNSHQQEAIWELLCTELSYMKKLRIITDLFICGLLNLHSSGFLNEVCVSSSTAKVG, encoded by the exons ATGGGGACTAGGGATTATGATAAAATGGAGGTAGCTGAGGAGCTGGAGGAGGAAGGtatggagattgcagctctggctCAAACTAAGGAGAATGCA TCAGATAAAACAGAGGAACTGAAGAAGAAACTTGCCTTTTATAGCATGTTTGGACTCCCACTGCTTTCCCGTGACCTGCGAATGTTCTGGGAAATTCGTGAGGGGAATGAGACCAGCATCCGGCTGGAGAGTTCCTGGAGGGACATTGTCAAGGGACATGAG AGTATAAGCAGGAAGAACTCTCATCAGCAGGAGGCGATATGGGAACTGCTGTGTACAGAGCTGTCATACATGAAAAAACTCCGGATAATCACGGAT CTCTTCATCTGCGGACTCTTAAACCTGCACAGTTCGGGCTTTCTGAATGAGGTATGTGTCTCGTCCAGCACTGCCAAGGTGGGCTGA